Proteins from one Chitinophaga oryzae genomic window:
- a CDS encoding SufE family protein has product MTINERQDEIKSDFEVMSNWEDKYEYIIQLGKDLPLIAEEYKTPENLIKGCQSRVWLHTELRDGKLYFTADSDAVITKGLVSLMIYVLSGHTPKEIASADIYFINDIGLSSHLSPTRSNGLLSMLKQMKLYAVAYQAKTNQS; this is encoded by the coding sequence ATGACGATTAACGAAAGACAGGATGAAATAAAGTCCGACTTTGAAGTAATGAGCAACTGGGAGGATAAGTACGAATACATTATCCAGCTGGGCAAAGATCTGCCGCTCATTGCCGAAGAATACAAGACGCCGGAAAACCTGATCAAAGGCTGCCAGTCACGCGTGTGGCTGCACACCGAACTCAGAGACGGCAAACTGTATTTCACCGCCGACAGCGACGCCGTGATCACCAAAGGGCTGGTAAGCCTCATGATCTACGTGCTCTCCGGACATACGCCCAAGGAGATCGCCTCCGCGGACATCTATTTTATCAATGACATCGGCCTGAGCAGCCATCTCTCGCCCACCCGCTCCAACGGGTTGCTGAGCATGCTCAAACAGATGAAACTTTATGCAGTAGCCTACCAGGCAAAAACAAACCAGTCATGA